A stretch of Verrucomicrobiia bacterium DNA encodes these proteins:
- a CDS encoding type IV toxin-antitoxin system AbiEi family antitoxin domain-containing protein, with protein sequence MIKGSLAQFLKYIEDLCVAKKRDSFAALMSIAQDQQGFFATKQAIEAGYADNTHPYHVRTGNWERIWRGIYRLRHYPWPEDGDKVAWYLWSRGRDEKPVGVYSHETALSLFDLGDFNPADMHMTVPPTFRRNGPVPKGVVLHRGTVPAKEFTRLRGFAVCRPLRALVDLAKFHPTSVEDLRRVASEARRRGLITEQELEAKRKQCGTDLIEK encoded by the coding sequence TTGATCAAAGGGAGTCTTGCACAATTCCTCAAATATATTGAGGATCTGTGCGTGGCTAAGAAACGCGATTCCTTTGCTGCCCTGATGAGCATTGCCCAGGACCAACAAGGCTTCTTCGCCACGAAGCAGGCCATTGAAGCGGGCTATGCCGACAACACCCATCCTTACCACGTCCGGACTGGGAATTGGGAGCGGATTTGGCGCGGGATTTATCGCCTGCGCCACTATCCCTGGCCGGAGGACGGCGACAAAGTGGCCTGGTACCTATGGTCGAGGGGGCGGGACGAGAAGCCTGTGGGCGTGTATTCGCACGAGACGGCACTGAGTCTCTTCGACCTTGGTGACTTCAATCCGGCCGACATGCACATGACCGTACCGCCGACGTTCCGTCGAAATGGCCCGGTTCCCAAAGGCGTCGTTCTCCATCGCGGGACCGTGCCGGCAAAGGAATTCACCCGTCTGCGGGGATTTGCCGTTTGCCGTCCGCTGCGGGCCTTGGTGGATCTGGCCAAGTTCCATCCCACCTCGGTGGAAGATCTGCGCCGGGTGGCGTCGGAGGCCCGCCGGCGAGGGCTGATCACCGAACAGGAGCTGGAAGCCAAACGCAAGCAATGCGGAACGGATCTCATTGAAAAATAG
- a CDS encoding cation-translocating P-type ATPase: MITAPATASEPKGKAWHSQSAEEVLAYFGSTATGLPAQEAAQRLAANGSNELKEGKRISSWQIFLSQFKSLIIWILIAAGVISGVLGETVDAIAILAIVILNAVIGFYQEFNAEKSIAALKKLTAPQAKVRRDGRVSSIPASGIVAGDIIELEAGDLVAADARLLEASSLKCIESTLTGESDAVAKQPLTLDKGEIPLGDRENMVFMGTSVATGQGSAVVVATAMNTEIGRIAGLIEEAGVEASTPLQQKLDSFGRILVWASLGIVALLFVLGLLRGMKFFELFMTSVSLAVAAVPEGLPAVVTVSLALGVMRMSRRRALVRKLPAVETLGSTTVICTDKTGTLTVGEMTVRALYVAGQTYEVTGEGYEPNGEVRFEGKASDARHAGPLLELATVLVGCNNAHLVLEEGTWRVIGDPTEGALLASGHKAGGNKERIEKEFPKHHEIPFDSDRKRRTVIRRMPDGRLRAFINGAPDLLLSRCTKIYNGTDVRTLTEADRHRVSSQNTAMAQQALRVLGSAYHDLDESSPARLTPEEVERDLVFVGLAGMYDPPRAEAKEAVAKCRAAGIRVVMITGDHPHTATAIARELGIASGDDVAISGVELDKMSDGELRQQSPKVDVYARVTAEHKLRIVRAWKANDAVVAMTGDGVNDAPAIKGADIGIAMGRSGTEVTKQASDMIVTDDNFASIVAAVEEGRGIYDNIRKTLQYLLAGNCGELLLMTVCVVVGLPVPLLPIHLLWINLVTDGLPALCLATDPIDPDVMKRQPRRRSERITDHGFLGTMFLTGFLTAGVSFAVYLYGLKTETEELARTHAFAVLVFAELLRSFGCRSETKPVWRIPLLSNINLLLIVSLSFGLQVWSHHNETLGRFLKTSAMDISDCLMLLLVSAIPLAVLEAVKCVRNLRKDGISTDEEFQGAPIT; this comes from the coding sequence ATGATCACGGCGCCCGCCACAGCCTCAGAACCAAAGGGCAAAGCCTGGCACAGCCAGTCTGCCGAGGAAGTCCTGGCGTATTTTGGCTCCACAGCGACCGGACTTCCCGCTCAGGAAGCCGCCCAACGCCTCGCGGCCAACGGGTCGAACGAGCTGAAAGAAGGCAAGCGCATCAGTTCGTGGCAGATTTTCCTCAGCCAGTTCAAGAGCCTTATCATCTGGATTCTCATCGCAGCCGGCGTTATCTCCGGCGTGCTGGGCGAAACGGTGGACGCCATTGCCATTCTCGCCATCGTCATCCTCAACGCCGTCATCGGCTTCTACCAGGAGTTCAACGCGGAAAAGTCCATCGCCGCGTTGAAGAAGTTGACCGCGCCACAAGCGAAGGTGCGGCGAGATGGCAGAGTCAGTTCCATTCCCGCATCTGGAATCGTCGCAGGCGACATCATCGAACTGGAAGCGGGCGACCTCGTGGCCGCTGACGCCCGTCTGCTCGAAGCCTCTTCTCTCAAGTGCATCGAGTCCACGTTGACGGGTGAGTCGGATGCGGTGGCGAAGCAGCCGCTAACTTTGGACAAGGGTGAAATCCCGCTCGGTGACCGCGAGAACATGGTCTTCATGGGAACCAGCGTCGCCACCGGGCAAGGAAGTGCCGTCGTCGTGGCCACGGCGATGAACACCGAGATTGGCCGCATCGCTGGACTGATTGAAGAGGCGGGTGTGGAGGCGAGCACGCCGCTTCAGCAGAAGCTGGATTCCTTTGGACGCATCCTTGTTTGGGCTTCGCTTGGCATTGTCGCCTTGTTGTTTGTGCTGGGGCTGCTTCGCGGGATGAAGTTTTTCGAGCTGTTCATGACCTCGGTGAGCCTCGCGGTCGCCGCAGTCCCGGAAGGATTGCCCGCCGTCGTCACCGTCTCCCTCGCGCTCGGTGTAATGCGCATGTCACGGCGTCGCGCGCTCGTGCGGAAACTACCCGCAGTCGAAACCCTCGGCTCAACCACAGTGATATGCACCGACAAGACCGGCACGCTGACCGTAGGCGAGATGACCGTACGCGCACTATATGTCGCAGGCCAAACCTACGAAGTCACCGGCGAAGGTTACGAGCCAAATGGCGAAGTGCGCTTTGAAGGAAAGGCGTCGGACGCGCGGCACGCCGGACCGCTGCTCGAACTGGCGACCGTTCTGGTCGGTTGCAACAACGCTCATCTTGTCCTCGAAGAGGGCACCTGGCGCGTCATTGGCGACCCAACGGAAGGTGCCTTGCTCGCCAGCGGCCACAAAGCTGGAGGTAACAAGGAGCGTATCGAAAAGGAATTCCCAAAGCATCACGAAATCCCGTTTGACTCCGACCGCAAGCGCCGCACGGTGATTCGCCGGATGCCCGACGGCCGGTTGCGCGCCTTCATCAACGGCGCCCCCGACTTGCTGCTATCGCGTTGCACGAAGATCTACAACGGCACGGATGTTCGCACGCTGACTGAAGCCGACCGGCACCGCGTTTCGTCGCAGAACACCGCAATGGCACAACAAGCCCTGCGAGTGCTCGGCTCCGCTTATCACGACTTGGACGAGAGTTCACCCGCCCGTCTCACTCCCGAAGAGGTCGAGCGCGACCTCGTGTTCGTCGGCCTAGCTGGCATGTATGACCCGCCACGCGCCGAGGCAAAGGAAGCCGTGGCGAAATGCCGCGCCGCGGGAATTCGCGTGGTGATGATTACCGGCGACCACCCGCACACCGCGACGGCGATAGCGCGAGAACTCGGTATCGCGTCGGGCGACGACGTGGCGATCTCGGGCGTCGAGTTGGACAAGATGTCGGACGGCGAATTACGCCAACAATCGCCCAAAGTTGATGTTTACGCGCGCGTCACCGCGGAACACAAACTCCGCATCGTCCGGGCGTGGAAGGCGAACGACGCAGTGGTAGCAATGACTGGCGACGGCGTGAACGACGCGCCCGCCATCAAGGGCGCCGACATCGGCATTGCGATGGGCCGCAGCGGCACTGAGGTCACGAAGCAGGCGTCGGACATGATTGTCACCGACGACAACTTTGCTTCCATCGTCGCCGCCGTCGAGGAAGGTCGCGGCATTTACGACAACATCCGCAAGACACTTCAGTACCTCCTCGCCGGCAACTGTGGTGAATTGCTCTTGATGACTGTATGTGTCGTTGTCGGCTTGCCCGTGCCGCTGCTGCCAATTCACCTACTTTGGATCAACCTCGTCACCGATGGGCTGCCCGCGTTATGCCTTGCCACCGACCCCATCGACCCCGACGTGATGAAGCGCCAACCGCGACGCCGGTCTGAGCGCATCACCGACCACGGTTTCCTCGGCACCATGTTCCTCACCGGATTCCTCACAGCGGGTGTATCGTTCGCCGTTTACCTCTACGGCTTGAAGACTGAGACCGAAGAACTCGCCCGCACCCACGCCTTTGCGGTGTTGGTGTTCGCCGAACTGCTCCGCTCCTTTGGCTGCCGCAGCGAGACGAAACCTGTCTGGCGCATTCCACTTCTTTCCAACATTAACCTCCTACTCATCGTGAGCCTTTCATTTGGCCTGCAAGTCTGGAGCCATCACAACGAGACGTTGGGCCGCTTTCTGAAGACATCGGCAATGGACATCTCCGACTGTCTCATGCTGCTCCTAGTCTCAGCGATTCCGTTGGCGGTGCTGGAAGCCGTGAAATGCGTGCGAAACCTGAGGAAAGATGGGATTTCGACCGACGAGGAATTTCAAGGAGCCCCAATCACATGA
- a CDS encoding alpha/beta hydrolase — protein sequence MKTKSIRNQSLKAIAGTALAAAISTSEVTRAADQLAWDKTFPQSDQVSHQKVSFNNRLGINLVADLYVPKNIDRSKMHPAIVVGGPYGAVKEQSAGLYAQAMAERGFVTIAHDPSYNGESGGQPHFTASFEALIEDFSAAVDFLGTKPFVDRERIGVLGVCGSGSFGLAAAETDPRIKAVATVSMYDIGQAHRQGLAENVDTAALKKNLVEISKQRWAEVDGAVRTMSIGTPQTLTDKSSEIDQEFYDYYRTPRGQHPRSSTAFWRTSGAQMMLFWSFDHLDWISPRPVLFITGDQAHSRIFSEHAFKKASEPKELFVVPNAGHVDLYDRVNLIPWDKLTSFFTGHLK from the coding sequence ATGAAAACGAAATCGATTCGCAATCAATCCTTAAAAGCCATTGCTGGCACGGCTCTGGCCGCGGCCATTTCAACGTCCGAAGTGACCCGCGCGGCAGATCAACTCGCCTGGGACAAGACGTTTCCTCAAAGCGACCAGGTGAGCCATCAAAAGGTCTCCTTCAATAATCGGCTGGGGATCAATCTCGTCGCGGACCTCTATGTCCCGAAAAACATCGACCGTTCCAAAATGCATCCCGCGATTGTGGTCGGCGGCCCGTATGGCGCGGTGAAAGAACAAAGCGCCGGGTTGTATGCTCAAGCGATGGCAGAGCGCGGCTTTGTGACCATCGCCCACGATCCCTCCTACAACGGCGAGAGTGGCGGCCAACCGCACTTCACCGCCTCGTTCGAAGCGTTGATCGAAGACTTCAGCGCGGCCGTTGATTTCCTGGGCACGAAGCCCTTTGTGGATCGGGAGCGCATCGGCGTACTTGGCGTCTGCGGCAGCGGGAGTTTTGGTTTGGCTGCGGCGGAAACCGACCCGCGCATCAAGGCGGTGGCAACGGTGAGCATGTATGACATCGGCCAGGCACACCGCCAAGGTCTCGCTGAGAATGTGGATACCGCTGCGCTCAAAAAAAATCTGGTCGAAATTTCGAAGCAACGTTGGGCGGAAGTGGATGGCGCCGTGCGCACGATGTCCATCGGAACGCCGCAAACACTGACCGACAAGTCGTCCGAAATCGACCAAGAGTTTTACGACTATTACCGCACACCGCGCGGCCAGCACCCCCGTTCTTCAACGGCCTTTTGGCGGACCAGCGGCGCCCAAATGATGCTATTCTGGTCATTCGATCATCTGGATTGGATTTCACCGCGACCCGTTCTGTTTATCACCGGAGACCAGGCACATTCACGCATCTTCAGCGAACACGCGTTTAAAAAGGCCTCCGAGCCCAAGGAACTTTTTGTCGTTCCCAATGCCGGACACGTCGATCTCTACGACCGCGTAAACTTAATCCCGTGGGACAAGCTCACATCCTTCTTCACCGGACATCTGAAATAG
- a CDS encoding TIGR00730 family Rossman fold protein: protein MLEGPRSRTSEFVQLLRVMRDFLRGFRALHFVGPCVTVFGSARTRESDQHYELARQMGAALVRIGFTVMTGGGPGIMEAANRGAKDAGGRSVGCNIELPFEQQSNAYLDRCVTMHYFFVRKTLLVKYSFAFVVFPGGAGTVDELFEALTLIQTGKIENFPIVVMGTDYWRELLGFLQKTARAGAISPGDLGLVYATDSVSDAIAHIREKAIKPFGLKYSVRPHLPLLGECGLCGTEQCGCSESPRVPDNLQSTSP, encoded by the coding sequence ATGCTGGAAGGACCGCGCTCGCGCACGAGTGAGTTTGTCCAGTTGTTGCGTGTGATGCGTGATTTCCTTCGCGGATTTCGTGCCCTGCATTTTGTTGGGCCGTGCGTTACGGTGTTTGGGTCCGCGCGGACGCGCGAGTCCGACCAGCATTACGAACTCGCCAGGCAAATGGGCGCGGCCCTCGTTCGGATCGGCTTCACGGTGATGACGGGCGGCGGGCCTGGCATCATGGAAGCGGCCAATCGCGGAGCAAAGGACGCGGGCGGTCGTTCGGTCGGGTGCAATATCGAACTCCCGTTCGAGCAGCAGTCCAATGCCTACCTCGACCGTTGTGTGACGATGCACTACTTCTTCGTCCGCAAGACGCTGCTCGTGAAATACAGCTTCGCCTTCGTTGTTTTCCCCGGAGGGGCAGGCACGGTGGACGAACTGTTCGAGGCGCTCACTCTCATCCAAACCGGCAAGATTGAGAACTTCCCCATCGTTGTCATGGGCACCGACTATTGGCGCGAACTGCTTGGGTTTCTTCAGAAAACGGCCCGCGCCGGAGCAATCAGTCCCGGAGATCTGGGGTTGGTTTACGCAACTGACTCCGTGAGTGACGCCATAGCGCACATTCGGGAGAAGGCCATCAAACCGTTCGGCTTGAAATACTCGGTCCGTCCCCATCTGCCCCTGCTTGGCGAATGTGGCCTCTGCGGAACGGAGCAGTGTGGTTGCAGCGAGTCACCACGGGTGCCGGACAACCTCCAATCCACGTCGCCATGA
- a CDS encoding relaxase domain-containing protein has translation MVIAKTQYSLRNAESYFKEHLCVGDYYDQGQRVTGEWVGEAAKQLGLRGEVLAADFLRLCENQDPSTGETLTVRLKSTRIEDDQVKANRRIFFDFTISPPKSVSIAALIGGDTRIEAAHQRAVRSALMELEPFAATRVRLAGKSDHRITGNMAAALFTHDTSRALDPHLHTHCIVFNATYDPKENRWKALENRELLRARRYVESVYYHELARQLQACGYQIRNQIRGDFEMVGVPEEMCIRFSKRHAQIDRALDALLQERPELSGANLKELREWLAIKGRQRKQPTLSRSELGTLWASQTTPAEREQIRQLSANSPSPALTVSDDQILREAVQWSEDHLFDRHSVVPEFQIWQEALDRLRGRQVPAPDLKRITAARGYIRDEHRPFEVTLRQVLAREWEIVQIAKNGHGECTPLIDEPRPLPVELDDEQRQALHRLLTSTNLVSLFRGGAGTGKSFVLRHLVKEVQSCGRVVVILAPQRQQVVEMERDGFPAPQTVASFLRSRELPRGALVVVDEAGQIGGQQMLDLLRTVRERNARVLLSGDTRQHGPVEASDALVAIERFSGVRPVELHTIRRQDPSLGRDELQRRQIRDYRKAVEAAANGKLSESFARLDAAGSVVTCGLADQVEKLSEEYVRIHEQNASAVVVSQTWTEVHRVNASIREALKAKGLLGHSEALVHSLDRLDLTNAQKRDHRFYPPEALILFNQKVRDTEPGKTGTLAGIVSGGVLVEVEGRFVSIPNRLLDRISVCRPHQLTVATGDRLHLKANRRLTSGSRVANGELVAVKAVRSDGAVELDDGRVLDSSYREFSPGYAITSYGSQGKTVDYVLFSDSTIKAATNAQQWYVTISRGRRGIRIFTPDKEQLRENLTRSGHRRLALDLAPGLVSQPRRRLWDRLHGHLLRFGRQAADRLVRLKPLRHRHKSTVPRHEHHQTT, from the coding sequence GTGGTCATTGCCAAGACACAGTACAGTCTTCGAAACGCAGAGAGTTACTTTAAGGAACACCTATGCGTCGGCGATTACTACGACCAGGGGCAACGAGTCACCGGGGAGTGGGTTGGCGAGGCAGCAAAGCAACTGGGCCTGCGCGGAGAAGTCCTCGCGGCGGACTTTCTACGGCTCTGCGAAAACCAAGATCCGTCTACAGGAGAGACCCTCACCGTCCGGCTGAAGTCCACCCGCATCGAGGACGATCAAGTGAAGGCAAACCGTCGGATCTTCTTCGACTTCACCATCTCGCCTCCCAAGTCGGTGTCCATCGCAGCCCTGATCGGAGGAGACACGCGAATCGAAGCGGCCCACCAGCGCGCGGTGCGCTCGGCCCTGATGGAGTTGGAGCCTTTCGCTGCCACCCGCGTCCGACTGGCTGGGAAAAGCGACCATCGTATCACAGGGAACATGGCTGCGGCCCTGTTCACCCACGACACCTCCCGAGCATTGGATCCGCACCTGCACACCCACTGCATCGTCTTCAACGCCACCTACGACCCGAAAGAGAACCGCTGGAAGGCCTTGGAGAACCGTGAACTCCTGCGGGCACGCCGATACGTCGAATCGGTGTACTACCATGAATTGGCGCGCCAACTACAGGCATGCGGCTACCAGATCCGAAACCAGATTCGCGGGGATTTCGAGATGGTCGGCGTTCCGGAGGAGATGTGCATCCGGTTCTCCAAGCGGCATGCTCAGATTGATCGTGCGTTGGACGCTTTGCTTCAGGAACGGCCCGAGTTGAGTGGGGCCAATCTGAAGGAGTTGAGAGAATGGCTGGCAATCAAAGGACGTCAGCGAAAACAACCGACGCTTTCCCGAAGTGAACTCGGGACCCTGTGGGCCAGCCAAACAACTCCGGCTGAACGCGAACAAATCCGACAATTGTCGGCGAACAGCCCCTCGCCTGCACTAACTGTCAGTGATGACCAGATTCTGCGGGAGGCCGTCCAATGGTCCGAGGATCACCTCTTCGACCGGCACTCCGTTGTCCCTGAATTCCAAATCTGGCAGGAAGCATTGGACAGGCTTCGAGGCCGCCAAGTTCCCGCGCCCGATCTCAAGAGGATCACGGCCGCCCGTGGGTACATTCGCGATGAACATCGTCCCTTCGAAGTGACCCTCCGGCAGGTCCTGGCTCGGGAGTGGGAAATCGTCCAAATCGCCAAGAATGGCCATGGTGAATGCACGCCACTGATTGACGAGCCACGGCCGTTGCCGGTGGAACTGGACGACGAGCAGCGGCAGGCGCTCCACCGCCTGCTCACGTCCACCAACCTCGTCAGCCTCTTTCGCGGGGGCGCTGGCACTGGAAAAAGCTTCGTCCTGCGACATCTGGTCAAAGAGGTCCAGTCCTGCGGACGAGTGGTCGTCATTTTGGCACCGCAACGCCAGCAGGTCGTCGAGATGGAACGAGACGGCTTTCCTGCGCCACAGACCGTCGCGAGCTTTCTCCGCAGCCGCGAACTACCCAGAGGCGCCCTCGTGGTGGTGGATGAGGCCGGCCAGATCGGCGGGCAACAGATGCTGGACCTCCTGAGGACCGTACGGGAGCGCAACGCCCGAGTGCTCTTGTCCGGCGATACCCGCCAGCACGGCCCGGTGGAGGCTTCCGACGCTCTGGTCGCCATCGAGAGATTCTCGGGCGTCCGCCCCGTGGAACTGCACACCATCCGTCGGCAGGACCCGTCCCTCGGCCGCGACGAACTCCAAAGGCGGCAGATTCGGGACTACCGCAAGGCCGTCGAAGCCGCAGCGAACGGAAAACTTTCGGAGTCGTTCGCCAGACTGGATGCAGCAGGGTCCGTGGTCACCTGCGGGCTTGCAGACCAAGTGGAGAAACTCTCCGAGGAATACGTCCGGATCCATGAGCAAAACGCCTCGGCGGTCGTCGTTTCCCAGACCTGGACGGAAGTTCACCGGGTAAATGCCTCGATCCGGGAAGCTCTCAAGGCCAAAGGGCTGTTGGGTCACTCCGAAGCGTTGGTCCACTCACTGGATAGACTCGACCTCACCAACGCTCAGAAGCGAGATCACCGGTTCTACCCGCCCGAAGCCCTGATCCTCTTTAACCAGAAGGTTCGTGACACGGAACCCGGAAAGACGGGCACACTGGCTGGAATCGTCTCTGGCGGTGTTCTGGTGGAGGTCGAGGGCCGGTTCGTCTCCATCCCGAACCGCCTTTTGGATCGGATCTCCGTTTGTCGTCCTCACCAGCTTACCGTGGCCACAGGCGACCGTCTGCACCTGAAGGCTAATCGCCGGTTGACCTCGGGAAGTCGGGTTGCCAACGGCGAATTGGTTGCCGTGAAGGCAGTTCGTTCCGATGGCGCTGTGGAACTCGACGACGGGCGGGTGTTGGACAGTAGCTACCGGGAGTTCTCCCCCGGCTACGCGATCACTTCCTATGGCTCCCAAGGCAAGACCGTGGACTACGTTCTGTTCTCCGACTCGACGATCAAGGCCGCGACCAACGCGCAGCAGTGGTATGTGACCATCTCTCGCGGCCGCCGAGGAATCCGCATTTTCACGCCGGACAAGGAACAGTTGCGCGAGAACCTCACCCGGTCGGGGCACCGGCGTCTGGCCCTGGACCTTGCGCCGGGACTGGTCTCACAGCCGCGCCGCCGGCTTTGGGACAGGCTCCATGGGCATCTGCTGCGATTCGGTCGGCAAGCGGCAGACCGTCTTGTCCGCCTGAAACCGCTTCGTCATCGGCACAAGTCAACCGTTCCACGCCATGAACACCACCAAACCACCTGA
- a CDS encoding helix-turn-helix transcriptional regulator has protein sequence MNANTPDRSTAAAFPRYLTGEVVADSVALRWEGLYARRLQHPRVVDRFLVPATPEPHISCNLRGVAEFRERDVGGAWISRQIHAGELFVTRSVTPYEVRFQSPPGEELETLSLHIAVEPFLAALQTRYPGKADRVEVVDFFGPDEILWPICLTCAEFLAARVPGKSPCVAALTQLFAAHLVEKYTDVAAKTLTNRGGLPIRQLRKVEDYVAAHLSEEISIERLAELVELSSSHFAHVFKEATGMTPLQFVTRQRITRAQQLIRETSRSLIEVGLEVGYTSPSHFAQVFRRVVGVTPTKFRSSL, from the coding sequence GTGAACGCGAACACGCCCGACCGCAGCACCGCCGCCGCTTTTCCCCGGTATCTCACCGGCGAAGTGGTGGCCGACAGCGTGGCGCTCCGGTGGGAGGGGCTATATGCCCGGCGCCTGCAGCATCCGCGCGTAGTGGATCGTTTTCTCGTGCCAGCCACTCCTGAGCCTCACATTTCCTGCAACCTCCGGGGCGTGGCGGAGTTCCGTGAGCGAGACGTGGGAGGGGCGTGGATCTCGCGGCAAATCCACGCGGGTGAGCTGTTCGTGACCCGCTCAGTCACGCCCTACGAGGTGCGCTTCCAATCGCCACCCGGTGAAGAACTGGAGACACTTTCCCTCCACATCGCCGTCGAGCCATTCCTGGCCGCGCTCCAAACCCGCTATCCCGGCAAAGCAGACCGCGTTGAGGTCGTGGACTTCTTTGGTCCCGACGAAATCCTGTGGCCCATCTGCCTGACTTGTGCCGAATTTCTGGCCGCGCGGGTGCCGGGGAAGTCGCCTTGCGTCGCCGCGCTCACTCAGCTCTTCGCCGCGCATCTGGTGGAAAAATACACGGATGTCGCCGCCAAGACGCTGACTAATCGCGGCGGCCTGCCCATTCGCCAGCTCCGCAAGGTCGAGGACTACGTCGCTGCGCATCTCTCGGAGGAAATCTCGATCGAGCGCCTTGCCGAACTGGTGGAATTGAGTTCCTCCCACTTTGCCCATGTCTTCAAGGAGGCCACCGGCATGACTCCGTTGCAGTTCGTGACCCGCCAGCGCATTACGCGCGCCCAGCAGTTGATTCGCGAAACTTCGCGCAGTCTCATTGAGGTCGGGCTCGAAGTGGGTTACACCAGCCCGAGCCATTTTGCGCAAGTCTTCCGACGCGTGGTGGGCGTCACGCCGACGAAGTTTCGGAGTTCGCTTTAG